In Zea mays cultivar B73 chromosome 7, Zm-B73-REFERENCE-NAM-5.0, whole genome shotgun sequence, the following proteins share a genomic window:
- the LOC100281899 gene encoding anther-specific proline-rich protein APG precursor has translation MGRLAAALAAVAVLCVTLAAGAEVVDEFGGGASFIFGDSLVDAGNNNYIPTLSRANMTPNGIDFAASGGAPTGRFTNGRTIADIIGEMLGQADYSPPFLAPNATGGAILNGVNYASGGGGILNATGKVFVNRIGMDVQVDYFNVTRGQLDALLGRDRAREFLRRKAIFSVTVGSNDFLNNYLMPVLSTGTRIRESPDAFVDDLIFHLRDQLTRLYTLDARKFVVANVGPLGCIPYQKTINRVGEDECVKLPNQLAAQYNSRLRELIIDLNAGLPGARFCLANVYDLVMELITNYPNYGFQTASVACCGNGGSYDGLVPCGPTTSLCDARDKHVFWDPYHPSEAANVLLAKYIVDGDSKYISPMNLRKLYSL, from the exons atgGGTCGGCTGGCGGCGGCGCTGGCCGCCGTGGCGGTGCTCTGCGTGACCTTGGCGGCGGGAGCGGAGGTGGTGGACGAGTTCGGCGGCGGGGCGTCCTTCATCTTCGGGGACTCGCTGGTGGACGCCGGCAACAACAACTACATCCCGACGCTGTCCCGGGCCAACATGACCCCGAACGGCATCGACTTCGCGGCGTCGGGCGGGGCGCCCACGGGGCGGTTCACGAACGGGCGGACCATCGCGGACATCATCGGCGAGATGCTGGGGCAGGCGGACTACTCGCCGCCGTTCCTGGCGCCCAACGCGACGGGCGGAGCCATCCTGAACGGCGTCAACTACGCGTCGGGCGGCGGCGGGATCCTGAACGCCACGGGGAAGGTGTTCGTGAACCGCATCGGGATGGACGTCCAGGTGGACTACTTCAACGTCACGAGGGGGCAGCTGGACGCGCTGCTGGGCAGGGACAGGGCCCGCGAGTTTTTGAGGAGGAAGGCCATCTTCTCCGTCACCGTCGGATCCAACGACTTCCTCAACAACTACCTCATGCCCGTGCTGTCCACGGGCACGAGGATCCGCGAGTCGCCTGACGCCTTCGTCGACGACCTCATCTTCCACCTCCGGGACCAGCTCACG AGGCTGTACACGCTGGACGCGCGCAAGTTCGTGGTGGCCAACGTGGGGCCGCTGGGCTGCATCCCGTACCAGAAGACCATCAACCGAGTGGGCGAGGACGAGTGCGTGAAGCTGCCCAACCAGCTGGCGGCGCAGTACAACTCCCGGCTCAGGGAGCTCATCATCGACCTCAACGCCGGCCTCCCCGGCGCCAGGTTCTGCCTCGCCAACGTCTACGACCTCGTCATGGAGCTCATCACCAACTACCCCAACTACG GGTTCCAGACGGCCAGCGTGGCGTGCTGCGGCAACGGCGGCTCGTACGACGGGCTGGTGCCGTGCGGGCCGACGACGAGCCTGTGCGACGCCCGGGACAAGCACGTGTTCTGGGACCCGTACCACCCAAGCGAGGCCGCCAACGTGCTGCTCGCCAAGTACATCGTCGACGGCGACTCCAAGTACATCTCCCCCATGAACCTCAGGAAGCTCTACTCCCTCTAG